In Nematostella vectensis chromosome 2, jaNemVect1.1, whole genome shotgun sequence, one genomic interval encodes:
- the LOC5513651 gene encoding uncharacterized protein LOC5513651 isoform X1: MVMSSRGAHGTDCFQVESFLHRDEISKLFKVRDKRDGTFYCMEVATRRPEHAGSVNTFVQETKQSNSQFLLGLKYSFQTSSKLYYILQYVGDSTLESLWEKEGPFGEERVRFYACEILVALEELHDNGLKYGKLDLGRLLIDSTGHVIVSRRFCGEKYWTRDECVCNLPGFRRGYPCENSHDRFTEREIRADFQHLGSVLLQLYTKENLSHILPMASVPDDRFTQLVARSYYLPHSLSAIARDLVTRLLKGQFYTVDQVKNHPFFRGVRWHEVKSRRLYPPPEFRKTSVLQNTYTPTASARSYGTAPQGYHEHVRPQGYHEHVRPQGCQEHVRPQGYQEHVRPQGYQEHVRPHPVHSTSSTPDLSICARDDYSHSRPHSFPDYPPASGWSYQPSLPKKHSQSHSLTDLRCIDDDCNSGCRGFGRSRTLPLSELPPHDQMNDLHRRPSDSSDYNFRYHPQDSRAEVGHGLLRDRHHRIDARCVYDRSPEYVDNHEFRDYNQPRLEASSVTSRPARMLLGNRSISFHTDHHMHRREDSQRYFMEIPPSLHRARSCSELDRVEPEPIAYRTNEIISTDINRRSSYADQLQSPRFQRKERPLAHVPIPSFEEFKRRKSEVQNTNELSAQNTEQARKYSNVPTMAPRTENHKYGDRMTSSVSSSDEGRRYVAKSDVIHNLLLKYGLYDRKENGKEITSKWALNNDTGASEEKKGRIRRSGYPSISRDTRDIGGVPSEGVIGSARSPRAPAIRIRINSPPLAYKELIAIPHTNNSNQTKNASHSSKLSNSSKDSSKTTNNAIHSNELAHSSKDSSNTRKNARNANEFLESSNDSINSQKCTGDRSDKKEKNDVTGEPSPGPSTRLPLSHVTDYNNNKVSEKKCSISQNTNTVEREQDAEVMSAFENSPSPDGKVDETRISVSEPGSPYPQRNAKLSAVSDFYRPVTPIKRSPSTSSVNSEGECKSSETERKSSGFNVASKALWSAAKFKLRLGRSPTNSPKLSLKSKEEGVTTTNDIAFDGDSLRNNETFHQNGENVRPRIGKKASWVSMQSHLSADDATKVRRPSADSNVSHGQLRKTGVHTSLLSIASSVYSTDTEHDDSAYGLSDGDAVDAATPRNKRRWDSFHSNVSADSGSAHMFDFDTDSVITEYDEEAVFEDAKSTDDTQARPDVEIERTDSGVGGDLGPDPRPKPQSWEDIVEKSSKRWSVVAVSAKHWQEVARKKKKEKEQNKKHKNVASVITENMVECPNCLKLFVPNNHVVTAKERATSVHICPKCIERRTERKEAIIELVQTEINYGNDLQILKEEFYSPMQSGGILIPEHLAAIFLNLQELVEVNSKFSSRLQHSLEESVAKGDAEFCQVNIGSVFLENVDFFQSYKIYCSKQNAASALLESLQKKNELLKIFLNVTCRENPKCRKMDLTSFLLAPVQRIMKYPLLLSRIRKSTPRGNADREKLMVAQRRIEDQLNRINSLNSAVESKRRYRGSGHLGRSDSLDKLQMKKMASDILHWSMTEMQLLMHGVFEVTIQEFASSAAWSKRNSRSKSLDVFMLFCIRGNVEHVTIDSDDEGLCEDPLFPCETEATDAALVMLRKKINGKYTLYREPLFLDTCVVINNDERKDSFELLKMGLETYIFRASTSRENRRWLKYLRIQAKDLGSWRRRRNGLPNIMIKTI; the protein is encoded by the exons ATGGTCATGTCCTCTCGCGGTGCTCACGGTACAGACTGTTTCCAAGTCGAATCG TTCCTACACAGAGATGAGATCTCGAAGTTGTTCAAAGTTCGGGACAAGCGAGATGGAACTTTCTACTGTATGGAAGTGGCCACACGTAGACCGGAACATGCGGGGTCTGTCAACACTTTCGTCCAGGAAACTAAACAGAGCAATTCACAGTTTCTTCTTGGTCTCAAGTACTCCTTCCAAACTTCTTCAAAATTATACTACATCTTACAATATGTCGGTGATTCTACTTTAGAATCGTTGTGGGAGAAAGAGGGGCCTTTTGGCGAAGAAAGAGTCCGGTTTTACGCATGTGAAATATTGGTGGCGTTAGAAGAACTTCATGATAACGGCCTGAAGTACGGTAAACTAGATTTAGGGAGACTGCTAATTGATTCTACTGGTCACGTTATTGTATCAAGGCGATTTTGCGGTGAGAAATACTGGACGCGTGATGAATGCGTGTGCAATTTGCCGGGATTCCGCCGTGGTTATCCGTGTGAAAATTCCCACGATAGATTCACTGAGCGAGAAATCCGAGCAGACTTTCAGCACCTAGGCTCCGTTCTACTACAACTCTACACCAAAGAGAATTTATCTCATATCCTTCCCATGGCGAGCGTTCCAGATGATCG GTTCACTCAGCTTGTTGCGCGATCCTATTACCTACCCCATTCCCTCTCGGCCATTGCGAGAGACTTGGTTACCAGGCTGTTGAAGGGCCAGTTTTACACCGTTGACCAAGTAAAGAATCACCCTTTTTTTCGGGGCGTCAGATGGCACGAG gtcAAATCTCGAAGACTATACCCACCTCCGGAATTTAGAAAAACAAGTGTACTACAAAACACATATACCCCCACAGCATCTGCACGATCGTACGGCACAGCCCCACAGGGCTACCATGAGCACGTCAGACCACAGGGCTACCATGAGCACGTCAGACCACAGGGGTGCCAAGAGCACGTGAGACCACAGGGGTACCAAGAGCACGTGAGACCACAGGGGTACCAAGAGCACGTCAGACCGCACCCGGTACACAGTACGTCATCAACCCCCGACCTCAGCATCTGCGCCCGCGATGACTATTCGCACAGTAGACCGCACTCCTTCCCAGACTACCCCCCTGCGTCAGGCTGGAGCTACCAGCCCTCCCTCCCTAAGAAGCATTCACAATCGCATTCCTTGACTGACTTGAGGTGCATAGACGATGATTGCAACTCTGGATGTCGAGGATTTGGTCGATCAAGAACGCTTCCCCTGTCGGAGCTTCCGCCGCATGACCAAATGAACGACCTCCATAGACGCCCTAGTgactcttctgattacaactTCCGGTATCACCCACAGGATTCCCGAGCGGAAGTGGGCCACGGGTTATTGCGTGACAGGCATCACAGAATAGATGCGCGATGTGTTTACGACCGAAGTCCGGAATACGTGGACAATCACGAGTTCCGAGATTATAACCAACCGAGACTCGAGGCCAGTTCGGTAACTAGTCGGCCAGCTCGCATGTTACTCGGGAATCGCTCGATTAGCTTCCACACTGATCACCATATGCACAGACGCGAAGACAGTCAGCGGTATTTTATGGAAATCCCACCATCTTTACATCGGGCACGATCGTGTTCCGAGCTTGACCGAGTCGAGCCTGAGCCGATTGCCTATCGAACCAACGAAATAATATCGACTGATATTAACAGAAGGAGCTCGTACGCTGACCAGTTGCAGAGCCCGCGATTCCAGAGGAAAGAGCGACCACTTGCTCATGTTCCTATCCCGAGTTTCGAGGAATTCAAGCGTAGAAAATCCGAGGTCCAGAATACAAATGAGCTATCGGCTCAAAACACGGAACAAGCGCGAAAATACTCAAATGTGCCGACCATGGCCCCACGGACAGAAAACCACAAATATGGTGAcaggatgacgtcatcagtgTCGTCATCAGATGAAGGGCGCAGATACGTCGCTAAGAGTGACGTCATCCACAATCTGCTGCTGAAGTACGGCTTGTATGATCGAAAAGAAAATGGGAAGGAAATAACATCTAAATGGGCGCTTAACAACGATACAGGCGCAAGCGAAGAGAAGAAGGGGAGAATACGGCGGTCCGGGTACCCCTCCATATCACGTGACACGAGAGATATAGGCGGTGTACCTAGTGAGGGGGTTATAGGAAGTGCGAGGAGTCCTAGGGCACCGGCAATAAGGATACGCATTAATAGTCCGCCTCTTGCGTACAAGGAATTGATCGCAATACCCCATACGAACAACAGTAATCAAACCAAGAACGCTAGTCATTCAAGCAAACTCTCTAATTCAAGTAAAGACAGTagtaaaacaacaaacaacgcGATTCATTCAAACGAACTCGCTCATTCAAGTAAAGACAGTAGTAATACAAGAAAGAACGCGAGGAACGCAAACGAGTTCCTCGAGTCGAGTAATGACAGTATTAATTCACAAAAGTGCACGGGCGACAGAagcgataaaaaagaaaagaatgaCGTGACAGGTGAACCCTCACCAGGCCCCTCAACACGCCTACCTTTATCACACGTGACcgattataataataacaaagtgAGCGAGAAAAAATGCAGCATTTCTCAGAATACAAACACAGTAGAACGGGAACAGGACGCCGAAGTGATGTCTGCATTTGAGAACTCTCCCAGTCCCGATGGCAAAGTCGACGAGACTAGAATCAGCGTATCAGAGCCGGGTAGTCCTTATCCGCAAAGAAACGCTAAGTTGTCAGCGGTAAGTGACTTCTACAGGCCTGTGACACCTATAAAGCGGTCGCCTTCTACAAGCTCGGTGAATAGCGAAGGTGAATGTAAAAGCAGTGAGACCGAGCGTAAGAGCTCGGGGTTCAACGTCGCTTCCAAAGCGCTTTGGAGTGCGGCAAAGTTCAAACTGCGCCTTGGTAGATCGCCAACGAATTCTCCAAAACTCTCGCTCAAGTCTAAGGAAGAGGGCGTGACAACAACGAATGACATCGCATTTGATGGTGATAGCCTGCGTAATAACGAGACCTTCCACCAAAATGGCGAGAATGTTAGGCCTCGAATAGGTAAAAAAGCTTCATGGGTGAGCATGCAGTCTCACCTGTCAGCGGATGATGCTACCAAAGTACGACGGCCATCCGCTGACTCGAATGTATCGCATGGTCAGCTGCGTAAGACAGGGGTTCACACAAGCCTTCTCAGCATTGCTAGCAGCGTCTACTCCACCGACACTGAACACGACGACTCTGCGTACGGGCTAAGTGACGGGGACGCTGTGGACGCAGCGACTCCGCGTAACAAGAGGCGCTGGGACAGTTTCCATAGTAATGTCAGTGCTGATAGTGGCTCCGCCCACATGTTCGATTTCGATACGGATTCTGTGATAACAGAGTACGACGAGGAAGCTGTCTTTGAAGATGCCAAGTCGACAG ACGATACTCAGGCAAGGCCTGACGTTGAAATAGAGCGCACGGACAGTGGTGTAGGCGGAGACCTGGGACCTGACCCTCGGCCCAAGCCCCAGAGCTGGGAGGACATTGTGGAGAAAAGTTCCAAGCGCTGGAGCGTGGTTGCAGTGAGCGCCAAACACTGGCAGGAAGTGGccaggaagaagaagaaggaaaAGGAGCAGAATAAGAAGCACAAGAATGTAGCATCCGTCATCACAGAAAATATG GTTGAGTGTCCGAATTGTTTGAAGCTCTTTGTCCCTAACAATCATGT TGTCACGGCAAAAGAACGCGCTACGTCAGTTCATATCTGCCCCAAGTGCATAGAGAGAAGGACGGAGAGAAAAGAAGCCATCATTGAACTGGTCCAGACTGAAATCAACTATGGAAACGATCTGCAAATATTGAAAGAG GAGTTCTATAGCCCGATGCAGTCGGGAGGTATCCTTATACCAGAGCATCTCGCCGCCATCTTTCTCAACCTTCAG GAGCTGGTCGAGGTCAATAGCAAGTTTTCCTCGCGTTTGCAGCATAGTTTAGAGGAGTCCGTCGCGAAGGGTGACGCG GAGTTCTGTCAAGTGAATATCGGAAGCGTGTTTCTAGAGAACGTTGACTTCTTTCAGTCATACAAGATTTATTGCTCCAAGCAG AACGCTGCGTCTGCGCTACTAGAATCGCTGCAGAAGAAAAACGAACTACTGAAGATCTTCCTCAAT GTGACATGTCGGGAGAATCCCAAGTGCCGAAAGATGGACCTCACTTCATTTCTTCTTGCTCCAGTGCAGAGGATAATGAA ATACCCGCTGCTTCTCAGCAGAATACGTAAGTCGACTCCGCGAGGTAATGCTGACCGCGAGAAGCTGATGGTCGCCCAGCGACGGATAGAAGATCAGCTCAACAGGATCAACTCG TTGAACTCTGCTGTGGAATCCAAGCGGCGGTACAGGGGCAGCGGCCACCTGGGCAGGTCCGACTCGCTGGACAAACTACAGATGAAGAAAATGGCAAGTGACATCTTACACTGGAGTATGACCGAGATGCAGCTACTGATGCACGGGGTCTTCGAG GTTACTATACAAGAGTTCGCCTCCTCGGCTGCTTGGAGCAAGCGTAATTCTCGTAGCAAGTCGCTGGACGTGTTCATGCTCTTCTGCATTCGGGGGAACGTGGAG CACGTGACCATTGACTCGGATGATGAAGGCCTATGCGAGGATCCATTGTTTCCTTGTGAGACCGAGGCGACGGACGCTGCGCTGGTTATGCTAAGGAAGAAAATCAATGGAAAATACACACTTTACAGG GAACCACTGTTTCTTGATACTTGTGTTGTTATCAACAATGACG AGCGTAAGGATTCATTTGAGCTGCTCAAGATGGGACTCGAGACATATATCTTCAGGGCGTCGACAAGTCGAGAAAACAGACGATGGCTAAAGTACTTGCGGATCCAGGCGAAAGACCTCGGGTCATGGAGGCGGCGGAGGAATGGTCTTCCTAACATCATGATCAAGACGATCTAA
- the LOC5513651 gene encoding uncharacterized protein LOC5513651 isoform X2 codes for MEVATRRPEHAGSVNTFVQETKQSNSQFLLGLKYSFQTSSKLYYILQYVGDSTLESLWEKEGPFGEERVRFYACEILVALEELHDNGLKYGKLDLGRLLIDSTGHVIVSRRFCGEKYWTRDECVCNLPGFRRGYPCENSHDRFTEREIRADFQHLGSVLLQLYTKENLSHILPMASVPDDRFTQLVARSYYLPHSLSAIARDLVTRLLKGQFYTVDQVKNHPFFRGVRWHEVKSRRLYPPPEFRKTSVLQNTYTPTASARSYGTAPQGYHEHVRPQGYHEHVRPQGCQEHVRPQGYQEHVRPQGYQEHVRPHPVHSTSSTPDLSICARDDYSHSRPHSFPDYPPASGWSYQPSLPKKHSQSHSLTDLRCIDDDCNSGCRGFGRSRTLPLSELPPHDQMNDLHRRPSDSSDYNFRYHPQDSRAEVGHGLLRDRHHRIDARCVYDRSPEYVDNHEFRDYNQPRLEASSVTSRPARMLLGNRSISFHTDHHMHRREDSQRYFMEIPPSLHRARSCSELDRVEPEPIAYRTNEIISTDINRRSSYADQLQSPRFQRKERPLAHVPIPSFEEFKRRKSEVQNTNELSAQNTEQARKYSNVPTMAPRTENHKYGDRMTSSVSSSDEGRRYVAKSDVIHNLLLKYGLYDRKENGKEITSKWALNNDTGASEEKKGRIRRSGYPSISRDTRDIGGVPSEGVIGSARSPRAPAIRIRINSPPLAYKELIAIPHTNNSNQTKNASHSSKLSNSSKDSSKTTNNAIHSNELAHSSKDSSNTRKNARNANEFLESSNDSINSQKCTGDRSDKKEKNDVTGEPSPGPSTRLPLSHVTDYNNNKVSEKKCSISQNTNTVEREQDAEVMSAFENSPSPDGKVDETRISVSEPGSPYPQRNAKLSAVSDFYRPVTPIKRSPSTSSVNSEGECKSSETERKSSGFNVASKALWSAAKFKLRLGRSPTNSPKLSLKSKEEGVTTTNDIAFDGDSLRNNETFHQNGENVRPRIGKKASWVSMQSHLSADDATKVRRPSADSNVSHGQLRKTGVHTSLLSIASSVYSTDTEHDDSAYGLSDGDAVDAATPRNKRRWDSFHSNVSADSGSAHMFDFDTDSVITEYDEEAVFEDAKSTDDTQARPDVEIERTDSGVGGDLGPDPRPKPQSWEDIVEKSSKRWSVVAVSAKHWQEVARKKKKEKEQNKKHKNVASVITENMVECPNCLKLFVPNNHVVTAKERATSVHICPKCIERRTERKEAIIELVQTEINYGNDLQILKEEFYSPMQSGGILIPEHLAAIFLNLQELVEVNSKFSSRLQHSLEESVAKGDAEFCQVNIGSVFLENVDFFQSYKIYCSKQNAASALLESLQKKNELLKIFLNVTCRENPKCRKMDLTSFLLAPVQRIMKYPLLLSRIRKSTPRGNADREKLMVAQRRIEDQLNRINSLNSAVESKRRYRGSGHLGRSDSLDKLQMKKMASDILHWSMTEMQLLMHGVFEVTIQEFASSAAWSKRNSRSKSLDVFMLFCIRGNVEHVTIDSDDEGLCEDPLFPCETEATDAALVMLRKKINGKYTLYREPLFLDTCVVINNDERKDSFELLKMGLETYIFRASTSRENRRWLKYLRIQAKDLGSWRRRRNGLPNIMIKTI; via the exons ATGGAAGTGGCCACACGTAGACCGGAACATGCGGGGTCTGTCAACACTTTCGTCCAGGAAACTAAACAGAGCAATTCACAGTTTCTTCTTGGTCTCAAGTACTCCTTCCAAACTTCTTCAAAATTATACTACATCTTACAATATGTCGGTGATTCTACTTTAGAATCGTTGTGGGAGAAAGAGGGGCCTTTTGGCGAAGAAAGAGTCCGGTTTTACGCATGTGAAATATTGGTGGCGTTAGAAGAACTTCATGATAACGGCCTGAAGTACGGTAAACTAGATTTAGGGAGACTGCTAATTGATTCTACTGGTCACGTTATTGTATCAAGGCGATTTTGCGGTGAGAAATACTGGACGCGTGATGAATGCGTGTGCAATTTGCCGGGATTCCGCCGTGGTTATCCGTGTGAAAATTCCCACGATAGATTCACTGAGCGAGAAATCCGAGCAGACTTTCAGCACCTAGGCTCCGTTCTACTACAACTCTACACCAAAGAGAATTTATCTCATATCCTTCCCATGGCGAGCGTTCCAGATGATCG GTTCACTCAGCTTGTTGCGCGATCCTATTACCTACCCCATTCCCTCTCGGCCATTGCGAGAGACTTGGTTACCAGGCTGTTGAAGGGCCAGTTTTACACCGTTGACCAAGTAAAGAATCACCCTTTTTTTCGGGGCGTCAGATGGCACGAG gtcAAATCTCGAAGACTATACCCACCTCCGGAATTTAGAAAAACAAGTGTACTACAAAACACATATACCCCCACAGCATCTGCACGATCGTACGGCACAGCCCCACAGGGCTACCATGAGCACGTCAGACCACAGGGCTACCATGAGCACGTCAGACCACAGGGGTGCCAAGAGCACGTGAGACCACAGGGGTACCAAGAGCACGTGAGACCACAGGGGTACCAAGAGCACGTCAGACCGCACCCGGTACACAGTACGTCATCAACCCCCGACCTCAGCATCTGCGCCCGCGATGACTATTCGCACAGTAGACCGCACTCCTTCCCAGACTACCCCCCTGCGTCAGGCTGGAGCTACCAGCCCTCCCTCCCTAAGAAGCATTCACAATCGCATTCCTTGACTGACTTGAGGTGCATAGACGATGATTGCAACTCTGGATGTCGAGGATTTGGTCGATCAAGAACGCTTCCCCTGTCGGAGCTTCCGCCGCATGACCAAATGAACGACCTCCATAGACGCCCTAGTgactcttctgattacaactTCCGGTATCACCCACAGGATTCCCGAGCGGAAGTGGGCCACGGGTTATTGCGTGACAGGCATCACAGAATAGATGCGCGATGTGTTTACGACCGAAGTCCGGAATACGTGGACAATCACGAGTTCCGAGATTATAACCAACCGAGACTCGAGGCCAGTTCGGTAACTAGTCGGCCAGCTCGCATGTTACTCGGGAATCGCTCGATTAGCTTCCACACTGATCACCATATGCACAGACGCGAAGACAGTCAGCGGTATTTTATGGAAATCCCACCATCTTTACATCGGGCACGATCGTGTTCCGAGCTTGACCGAGTCGAGCCTGAGCCGATTGCCTATCGAACCAACGAAATAATATCGACTGATATTAACAGAAGGAGCTCGTACGCTGACCAGTTGCAGAGCCCGCGATTCCAGAGGAAAGAGCGACCACTTGCTCATGTTCCTATCCCGAGTTTCGAGGAATTCAAGCGTAGAAAATCCGAGGTCCAGAATACAAATGAGCTATCGGCTCAAAACACGGAACAAGCGCGAAAATACTCAAATGTGCCGACCATGGCCCCACGGACAGAAAACCACAAATATGGTGAcaggatgacgtcatcagtgTCGTCATCAGATGAAGGGCGCAGATACGTCGCTAAGAGTGACGTCATCCACAATCTGCTGCTGAAGTACGGCTTGTATGATCGAAAAGAAAATGGGAAGGAAATAACATCTAAATGGGCGCTTAACAACGATACAGGCGCAAGCGAAGAGAAGAAGGGGAGAATACGGCGGTCCGGGTACCCCTCCATATCACGTGACACGAGAGATATAGGCGGTGTACCTAGTGAGGGGGTTATAGGAAGTGCGAGGAGTCCTAGGGCACCGGCAATAAGGATACGCATTAATAGTCCGCCTCTTGCGTACAAGGAATTGATCGCAATACCCCATACGAACAACAGTAATCAAACCAAGAACGCTAGTCATTCAAGCAAACTCTCTAATTCAAGTAAAGACAGTagtaaaacaacaaacaacgcGATTCATTCAAACGAACTCGCTCATTCAAGTAAAGACAGTAGTAATACAAGAAAGAACGCGAGGAACGCAAACGAGTTCCTCGAGTCGAGTAATGACAGTATTAATTCACAAAAGTGCACGGGCGACAGAagcgataaaaaagaaaagaatgaCGTGACAGGTGAACCCTCACCAGGCCCCTCAACACGCCTACCTTTATCACACGTGACcgattataataataacaaagtgAGCGAGAAAAAATGCAGCATTTCTCAGAATACAAACACAGTAGAACGGGAACAGGACGCCGAAGTGATGTCTGCATTTGAGAACTCTCCCAGTCCCGATGGCAAAGTCGACGAGACTAGAATCAGCGTATCAGAGCCGGGTAGTCCTTATCCGCAAAGAAACGCTAAGTTGTCAGCGGTAAGTGACTTCTACAGGCCTGTGACACCTATAAAGCGGTCGCCTTCTACAAGCTCGGTGAATAGCGAAGGTGAATGTAAAAGCAGTGAGACCGAGCGTAAGAGCTCGGGGTTCAACGTCGCTTCCAAAGCGCTTTGGAGTGCGGCAAAGTTCAAACTGCGCCTTGGTAGATCGCCAACGAATTCTCCAAAACTCTCGCTCAAGTCTAAGGAAGAGGGCGTGACAACAACGAATGACATCGCATTTGATGGTGATAGCCTGCGTAATAACGAGACCTTCCACCAAAATGGCGAGAATGTTAGGCCTCGAATAGGTAAAAAAGCTTCATGGGTGAGCATGCAGTCTCACCTGTCAGCGGATGATGCTACCAAAGTACGACGGCCATCCGCTGACTCGAATGTATCGCATGGTCAGCTGCGTAAGACAGGGGTTCACACAAGCCTTCTCAGCATTGCTAGCAGCGTCTACTCCACCGACACTGAACACGACGACTCTGCGTACGGGCTAAGTGACGGGGACGCTGTGGACGCAGCGACTCCGCGTAACAAGAGGCGCTGGGACAGTTTCCATAGTAATGTCAGTGCTGATAGTGGCTCCGCCCACATGTTCGATTTCGATACGGATTCTGTGATAACAGAGTACGACGAGGAAGCTGTCTTTGAAGATGCCAAGTCGACAG ACGATACTCAGGCAAGGCCTGACGTTGAAATAGAGCGCACGGACAGTGGTGTAGGCGGAGACCTGGGACCTGACCCTCGGCCCAAGCCCCAGAGCTGGGAGGACATTGTGGAGAAAAGTTCCAAGCGCTGGAGCGTGGTTGCAGTGAGCGCCAAACACTGGCAGGAAGTGGccaggaagaagaagaaggaaaAGGAGCAGAATAAGAAGCACAAGAATGTAGCATCCGTCATCACAGAAAATATG GTTGAGTGTCCGAATTGTTTGAAGCTCTTTGTCCCTAACAATCATGT TGTCACGGCAAAAGAACGCGCTACGTCAGTTCATATCTGCCCCAAGTGCATAGAGAGAAGGACGGAGAGAAAAGAAGCCATCATTGAACTGGTCCAGACTGAAATCAACTATGGAAACGATCTGCAAATATTGAAAGAG GAGTTCTATAGCCCGATGCAGTCGGGAGGTATCCTTATACCAGAGCATCTCGCCGCCATCTTTCTCAACCTTCAG GAGCTGGTCGAGGTCAATAGCAAGTTTTCCTCGCGTTTGCAGCATAGTTTAGAGGAGTCCGTCGCGAAGGGTGACGCG GAGTTCTGTCAAGTGAATATCGGAAGCGTGTTTCTAGAGAACGTTGACTTCTTTCAGTCATACAAGATTTATTGCTCCAAGCAG AACGCTGCGTCTGCGCTACTAGAATCGCTGCAGAAGAAAAACGAACTACTGAAGATCTTCCTCAAT GTGACATGTCGGGAGAATCCCAAGTGCCGAAAGATGGACCTCACTTCATTTCTTCTTGCTCCAGTGCAGAGGATAATGAA ATACCCGCTGCTTCTCAGCAGAATACGTAAGTCGACTCCGCGAGGTAATGCTGACCGCGAGAAGCTGATGGTCGCCCAGCGACGGATAGAAGATCAGCTCAACAGGATCAACTCG TTGAACTCTGCTGTGGAATCCAAGCGGCGGTACAGGGGCAGCGGCCACCTGGGCAGGTCCGACTCGCTGGACAAACTACAGATGAAGAAAATGGCAAGTGACATCTTACACTGGAGTATGACCGAGATGCAGCTACTGATGCACGGGGTCTTCGAG GTTACTATACAAGAGTTCGCCTCCTCGGCTGCTTGGAGCAAGCGTAATTCTCGTAGCAAGTCGCTGGACGTGTTCATGCTCTTCTGCATTCGGGGGAACGTGGAG CACGTGACCATTGACTCGGATGATGAAGGCCTATGCGAGGATCCATTGTTTCCTTGTGAGACCGAGGCGACGGACGCTGCGCTGGTTATGCTAAGGAAGAAAATCAATGGAAAATACACACTTTACAGG GAACCACTGTTTCTTGATACTTGTGTTGTTATCAACAATGACG AGCGTAAGGATTCATTTGAGCTGCTCAAGATGGGACTCGAGACATATATCTTCAGGGCGTCGACAAGTCGAGAAAACAGACGATGGCTAAAGTACTTGCGGATCCAGGCGAAAGACCTCGGGTCATGGAGGCGGCGGAGGAATGGTCTTCCTAACATCATGATCAAGACGATCTAA
- the LOC5513649 gene encoding actin-related protein 3 translates to MTGRQPACVIDNGTGYTKMGFAGNTEPQYILPTAIAIKESAKVGNKSLGRSAKGVEDLDFFIGDEAIDKPSYATKWPIRHAIVEDWDLMERFWEQCIFKYLRAEPEDHYFLLTEPPLNTPENREYTAEIMFESFNIPGLYIAVQAVLALAASWTSRQVGERTLTGCVIDSGDGVTHVIPVAEGYVIGSCIKHIPIAGRDITFFVQQLLREREMGIPPEQSMETAKTIKERWGYICPDIAKEFAKYEQEPAKWIKKYESINAVTKKPFSVDVAYERFLGPEIFFHPEFSNPDFTTPLSEVVDNVIQNCPIDVRRPLYKNIVLSGGSTMFRDFGRRLQRDIKRTVDARLKMSETLSGGRIKPKPIETQVISHHMQRYAVWFGGSMLASTPEFYSVCHTKADYDEHGPSICRHNPVFGVMS, encoded by the exons ATGACTGGAAGGCAGCCGGCTTGTGTTATTGACAATGGAACGGG CTACACAAAAATGGGATTCGCTGGTAACACAGAGCCACAATACATCTTGCCTACAG CTATTGCAATAAAGGAGTCAGCCAAAGTTGGGAATAAAAGTCTTGGTAGATCCGCTAAAGGTGTTGAAGATCTTG ATTTTTTCATTGGGGATGAAGCTATTGATAAACCAAGCTATGCTACCAAG TGGCCAATCAGACATGCTATAGTTGAAGACTGGGATCTTATG GAACGTTTCTGGGAACAGTGCATCTTTAAATACTTGAGAGCAGAACCGGAAGATCACTATTTCTTGTTG ACAGAACCTCCGCTGAACACACCTGAGAACAGGGAATACACCGCAG AAATCATGTTTGAATCGTTCAATATTCCTGGTCTATATATAGCTGTACAG GCTGTATTAGCCTTAGCAGCTTCCTGGACGTCTCGACAAGTTGGTGAGAGGACCTTGACTGGCTGTGTTATAGATTCTGGTGATGGTGTCACCCATGTCATCCCTGTG GCCGAAGGCTATGTTATTGGCAGCTGCATTAAGCATATTCCCATTGCTGGCCGAGATATCACTTTCTTCGTCCAGCAATTGCTGAGGGAGAGGGAAATGGGGATCCCTCCAGAGCAGTCCATGGAAACCGCTAAGACAATTAAA GAGCGATGGGGATATATCTGCCCAGATATTGCTAAGGAGTTTGCAAAGTATGAGCAAGAGCCAGCCAAGTGGATCAAAAAGTATGAATCCATCAACGCTGTCACTAAAAAG CCATTCAGTGTTGATGTTGCCTATGAGCGGTTCCTTGGTCCTGAAATCTTCTTCCATCCAGAG TTTTCCAACCCTGATTTCACCACACCATTGTCTGAGGTTGTTGATAACGTCATCCAGAACTGCCCCATTGATGTTCGCCGACCACTCTACAAG AATATCGTGTTATCTGGTGGTTCCACCATGTTCCGAGACTTTGGGCGGCGACTGCAGAGGGACATCAAGCGAACAGTGGATGCTCGCTTGAAAATGAGTGAGACGCTAAGTGGTGGTAGAATTAAG CCCAAGCCCATTGAGACGCAGGTCATCTCCCATCACATGCAGCGCTATGCTGTTTGGTTTGGAGGCAGCATGCTCGCTTCCACG CCTGAGTTCTACTCCGTGTGCCACACCAAGGCTGACTATGACGAGCATGGCCCAAGCATCTGCCGACACAACCCCGTATTTGGAGTCATGTCCTAG